A window of the Candidatus Amarolinea dominans genome harbors these coding sequences:
- a CDS encoding serine hydroxymethyltransferase, with translation MSDLSALERLTPWVELPDPRYALAATDPVIYAAIEKERARQTAGIELIASENYVSPAVLAAMGSVLTNKYAEGYPGRRYYGGCEFVDVVEQLAMDRAKELFGAEHANVQPHSGAQANAAAYMALLELGDVVLGLKLDHGGHLTHGFHLNQSGKLYNFKHYGVHQQTERLDYDELEALAHEHHPKLIVVGASAYPRHFDFPRLRAIADAVGARLMMDMAHVAGLIAADLHPDPVPYCDVVTSTTHKTLRGPRAGLILCREEWAKAIDKAVFPGIQGGPLMHIIAAKAVAFHEATQPDFKAYQQRTLDNAQALAAELVRQGLRLVSGGTDNHLMLVDMTPAGVTGKAAEKALDAAGIHTNKNMIPFDPKPPLTASGIRLGTPAATTRGFGPDDMHQVGRWIGEIVHHVEDPAVIERVHRDVIEFACRFPVPA, from the coding sequence ATGTCTGATCTTTCCGCGCTGGAGCGCCTGACCCCCTGGGTTGAGCTTCCAGACCCACGCTATGCCCTGGCCGCAACTGATCCAGTCATCTATGCCGCCATTGAAAAAGAACGCGCGCGACAGACGGCCGGCATCGAACTGATTGCCTCAGAAAACTATGTCAGCCCTGCCGTCCTGGCCGCCATGGGTTCGGTGCTGACCAACAAATACGCTGAAGGCTATCCTGGCCGGCGTTATTACGGCGGCTGTGAATTTGTGGATGTCGTCGAACAACTCGCCATGGATCGCGCCAAAGAGCTGTTTGGCGCCGAACATGCCAATGTGCAGCCTCACTCCGGCGCACAGGCCAATGCCGCAGCCTACATGGCGTTGCTCGAACTGGGCGACGTGGTGCTGGGTCTGAAACTTGACCACGGCGGGCACCTGACCCACGGTTTTCATCTGAATCAATCAGGCAAGCTCTACAACTTCAAGCATTACGGGGTGCATCAGCAAACGGAGCGCCTTGATTACGACGAGTTGGAAGCGCTGGCTCATGAGCATCACCCCAAGCTGATCGTTGTCGGCGCCAGCGCCTATCCGCGCCATTTTGACTTTCCCCGCCTGCGCGCCATTGCCGATGCGGTGGGCGCCCGCCTGATGATGGACATGGCGCACGTGGCCGGCCTGATTGCCGCTGACCTGCACCCTGATCCGGTGCCTTACTGCGATGTCGTCACCAGTACCACACACAAGACCCTGCGCGGCCCACGCGCCGGGTTGATCCTGTGCAGGGAAGAATGGGCCAAAGCCATTGACAAAGCGGTCTTTCCTGGCATCCAGGGTGGCCCGCTGATGCACATCATCGCGGCCAAAGCGGTGGCCTTCCACGAAGCGACACAGCCCGACTTCAAGGCCTATCAGCAGCGCACCCTGGACAATGCGCAGGCGCTGGCCGCGGAACTGGTGCGCCAGGGCCTGCGCCTGGTCAGCGGCGGCACCGACAATCACCTGATGCTGGTGGACATGACGCCGGCCGGCGTTACCGGTAAGGCCGCGGAAAAGGCGCTGGACGCGGCTGGCATTCATACCAACAAGAACATGATCCCCTTCGACCCCAAGCCGCCTCTGACGGCCAGCGGCATCCGCCTGGGCACACCGGCCGCCACCACTCGCGGCTTTGGGCCAGATGATATGCACCAGGTTGGGCGTTGGATCGGCGAAATCGTCCATCACGTCGAAGACCCGGCCGTGATCGAGCGCGTGCATCGGGACGTGATCGAATTCGCCTGCCGCTTTCCCGTGCCCGCGTAA
- a CDS encoding ATP-dependent RecD-like DNA helicase, which yields MDALTGTIERVTYHNEENGYTVAQLAPEGKDYTVPVVGNMLGINVGEYVELRGQWTAHPQYGRQFKADSFKLKLPATAVGIEKYLGSGLIKGVGPVTAKRIVRLFGAQSLQVIDEEPQRLRTVLGVGPKRASLIQDAWRQQRAIREVMFFLQEHSVSTGLAVKIYKQYGDGAVGIVRNDPYRLARDIHGIGFITADKIAQALGLALDAPERVAAGVAHVLGEQADDGHVYVPQTILVMQAAEMLAVPSTLVVNAIEQLRQEEAVHVERILMAPASERRPPASPALVYEVVTASADPAAASVPEAELTAPALLAEERAVYLVPFYRGEIGVAGRLRRLCDGRSDCLALFQRFDWDAAFAAVQQETGLALAPAQREAVQASLTQPLVVLTGGPGTGKTFTVQTIIRLLEASGHTYALASPTGRAAKRLSETTGRPAKTIHRLLEFKPSGGVTFQINENNPLEVDILVVDEASMLDLLLMNHLLKAVPPGAHLLLVGDVDQLPSVGAGSVLKDIIESGTATVVRLQTIFRQAAGSFIVENAHRINRGQMPEWQPAQSQDFFLFKVDDAEQAANLVVEIVAERIPRRFGVPAADVQVLTPMHRGVAGVANLNLLLQARLNPPDAAKPERRLGGHIFRVGDRVMQTRNNYNKDVFNGDLGEIVRLDGIEQVLTVRSEGREIDYSFLELDELTHAYAISVHKAQGSEYPAVVLPLLTQHYMMLQRNLLYTAVTRARRLVVLVGMPRAIAIAVNNNKIAERYTGLAARLQ from the coding sequence ATGGACGCATTGACCGGCACAATCGAACGAGTCACCTACCACAATGAAGAGAACGGCTACACCGTCGCGCAGTTGGCGCCGGAGGGCAAGGACTACACCGTGCCGGTAGTGGGCAACATGCTCGGCATCAACGTGGGTGAATACGTTGAACTGCGCGGCCAGTGGACGGCGCATCCGCAGTATGGGCGCCAGTTCAAGGCCGATAGCTTCAAGCTCAAGCTGCCGGCCACGGCGGTTGGCATCGAAAAATACCTCGGTTCGGGGCTGATCAAAGGCGTGGGGCCGGTGACCGCCAAACGCATCGTGCGCCTGTTTGGTGCGCAAAGCCTGCAGGTGATTGATGAGGAGCCGCAGCGCCTGCGCACCGTTCTCGGCGTTGGCCCCAAACGTGCCAGCCTGATCCAGGATGCCTGGCGCCAACAGCGCGCCATTCGCGAGGTCATGTTCTTCTTGCAGGAGCACAGCGTCAGCACCGGCCTGGCGGTCAAGATCTACAAGCAGTACGGGGACGGTGCCGTAGGCATCGTGCGGAATGACCCCTACCGGCTGGCCCGCGACATCCACGGCATCGGCTTCATCACGGCCGACAAGATCGCGCAAGCCCTGGGGCTGGCTCTCGATGCGCCCGAACGGGTAGCGGCCGGTGTGGCCCATGTCCTGGGCGAGCAGGCTGATGATGGCCATGTCTATGTTCCCCAAACGATCCTGGTGATGCAGGCGGCCGAGATGCTGGCCGTGCCGAGCACCCTGGTGGTCAACGCGATCGAGCAGTTGCGCCAGGAGGAAGCGGTTCATGTCGAGCGCATCCTCATGGCGCCGGCCTCTGAGCGCCGCCCTCCCGCCTCGCCGGCGCTCGTGTATGAAGTGGTCACCGCCAGCGCTGACCCCGCGGCGGCCTCCGTCCCTGAGGCTGAGCTGACGGCGCCCGCCCTACTGGCCGAGGAACGCGCCGTCTACCTGGTGCCCTTCTATCGCGGTGAGATTGGCGTGGCTGGCCGTTTGCGGCGCTTGTGCGACGGGCGAAGCGACTGCCTGGCGCTCTTCCAGCGCTTCGATTGGGATGCGGCCTTTGCGGCCGTGCAGCAGGAGACCGGGTTGGCGCTGGCGCCGGCGCAGCGCGAGGCCGTGCAGGCCAGCCTGACGCAACCGTTGGTGGTACTGACCGGCGGGCCGGGCACCGGCAAGACCTTCACCGTGCAGACGATCATCCGCCTGCTGGAGGCCTCCGGCCACACCTACGCCCTGGCCTCACCCACGGGGCGCGCGGCCAAGCGGCTGAGTGAAACCACCGGCCGGCCGGCCAAGACCATCCACCGCCTGCTGGAATTCAAGCCGAGCGGGGGGGTGACGTTTCAGATCAACGAAAACAACCCGCTTGAGGTTGATATCTTGGTTGTAGATGAAGCGTCCATGCTCGACCTGCTTCTGATGAATCACCTGCTCAAGGCCGTGCCGCCGGGTGCGCATCTGCTGCTGGTGGGTGATGTGGATCAACTGCCCAGCGTCGGCGCCGGCAGTGTGCTCAAAGACATCATCGAATCGGGAACGGCGACGGTGGTGCGCCTGCAGACGATCTTCCGCCAGGCAGCCGGCAGCTTCATCGTGGAGAACGCACACCGCATCAACCGCGGACAGATGCCGGAGTGGCAGCCGGCTCAGTCGCAGGACTTTTTTCTGTTCAAGGTGGACGATGCCGAACAGGCAGCCAACCTGGTGGTGGAGATCGTGGCCGAGCGCATCCCGCGGCGTTTTGGCGTGCCAGCCGCCGATGTGCAAGTGCTCACTCCGATGCACCGCGGGGTGGCGGGGGTAGCCAACCTGAACCTGCTGTTGCAAGCACGGCTGAATCCACCAGACGCTGCCAAGCCCGAACGGCGCCTGGGCGGGCACATTTTCCGCGTCGGCGACCGGGTGATGCAGACGCGCAACAACTACAACAAGGATGTCTTCAACGGCGACCTGGGCGAGATCGTGCGCCTGGATGGGATCGAGCAGGTGCTGACGGTGCGCAGCGAGGGCCGGGAGATTGACTACAGTTTTCTGGAACTGGATGAGCTGACTCATGCCTACGCCATCAGTGTGCATAAGGCGCAGGGGTCCGAATACCCGGCGGTAGTGCTGCCCTTGCTGACGCAACACTACATGATGTTGCAGCGCAATCTGCTCTACACCGCGGTCACCCGTGCGCGACGCCTGGTGGTTTTGGTCGGCATGCCGCGGGCTATTGCCATCGCCGTCAACAACAACAAGATCGCCGAACGCTATACGGGTTTGGCGGCGCGGCTGCAGTAG
- a CDS encoding DUF1501 domain-containing protein yields MALSRRQFLTGCSAAVASLAGGRLTQLAFARPGSTSSDEILVAIFLRGGVDGLSLVAPYGDANYNDLRPNIRLAAPGSGPNAALDLDGQFGLHPTAAPLAELFQQQHLAVVHAAGLTSDTRSHFDAMDYMERGTPGARNTNSGWLTRHLLSTNSSGPLPVIAVASLIPGSLLASPLAVAIPDPRRFGLPGHWYYLDSQRRALRHAYNGDTWLHEAGMQTLNALDVVESANPGDYEPEFGAVYPQNDFGDALMTVAQMVKLGLGLQVATADLGGWDTHESQGDEGQGYFATMVDSLARGLYALYTDLTNFTNRLTVVVMSEFGRRLRENADHGTDHGHGNVMLVLGGHVNGGTVYANPWPGLEPGALDQGTDLAITTDYRRVLSEILVRRLANPNLGQVFPGYTGYTPFNIVQGADLPINYGGSGRVYLPSVSR; encoded by the coding sequence ATGGCACTTTCGCGACGACAGTTTCTCACCGGCTGCTCCGCGGCCGTGGCGTCCCTGGCAGGCGGTCGCCTGACCCAGTTGGCGTTTGCCCGGCCAGGTTCGACGTCCAGCGACGAAATTCTGGTAGCGATCTTCTTGCGCGGCGGCGTAGATGGCTTGAGCCTGGTGGCGCCTTATGGCGATGCCAACTACAACGATCTGCGACCCAACATACGCCTGGCCGCGCCCGGCAGCGGACCGAATGCCGCCCTGGACCTGGATGGGCAGTTTGGCCTGCACCCGACGGCCGCGCCGCTGGCCGAGCTCTTTCAACAGCAGCACCTGGCCGTGGTTCACGCGGCCGGGCTGACCAGCGATACCCGTTCGCACTTCGACGCGATGGACTACATGGAGCGCGGCACCCCGGGCGCCAGAAACACGAACAGCGGCTGGCTCACGCGCCACCTGCTGAGCACCAACAGCAGCGGCCCCTTGCCGGTCATTGCGGTGGCGTCGTTGATCCCAGGCTCGCTGCTCGCCAGCCCGCTGGCCGTTGCCATCCCCGATCCGCGACGCTTTGGCCTGCCCGGCCACTGGTACTACCTGGACAGTCAGCGCCGCGCGCTGCGCCACGCCTACAACGGCGACACCTGGCTGCACGAGGCCGGTATGCAAACCCTGAACGCGCTGGATGTAGTGGAATCGGCAAATCCCGGCGACTATGAACCGGAATTCGGCGCCGTCTATCCGCAGAACGACTTTGGCGATGCGCTGATGACCGTCGCCCAGATGGTCAAACTGGGCCTGGGTCTGCAGGTAGCTACGGCTGACCTGGGCGGTTGGGATACGCACGAGAGCCAGGGCGATGAGGGGCAAGGTTACTTCGCGACCATGGTAGACTCATTGGCGCGTGGGCTGTATGCGTTGTATACTGATCTCACCAATTTCACCAATCGGCTGACCGTGGTGGTCATGAGCGAATTTGGCCGCCGCCTGCGTGAAAACGCCGATCATGGCACCGATCATGGCCATGGCAACGTCATGCTGGTGTTGGGCGGACACGTCAACGGCGGCACAGTCTACGCCAACCCCTGGCCAGGCCTGGAGCCAGGCGCGCTCGACCAGGGCACCGACCTGGCGATCACGACCGATTACCGCCGGGTGTTGAGCGAAATCCTGGTGCGCCGCCTGGCCAACCCGAACCTGGGGCAGGTCTTTCCCGGCTATACCGGCTACACCCCGTTCAACATCGTGCAGGGCGCCGACCTGCCGATCAACTACGGCGGCAGTGGGCGCGTCTATCTGCCATCGGTGTCCCGCTGA
- a CDS encoding DUF1800 domain-containing protein, which yields MNVTRRQFLQDGSLVVAGSLLAGVAPAPWVGKTPPFPRVQRMAERPDLPLRTDTAPELAPLNVIVLNRLGFGARPPDWAAYNALGSTPAARFSAYLAQQLNPAAIADGDCDQRLAAQNFVTLAKPLTQLWADHTLADDYDTFSLPYRETVQATWIRALYSKRQFFEVLADFWHNHFNLFGWHDGVVSVFVHYDRDVIRANALGNFRQMLEAVATSPAMLYYLDNAFSSDDGPNENWARELFELHTLGAENYLGPLDQSAVPGYSTGNPTAYVDNDVYEAARAFTGWRVRDDDYDPEVGNTGEFFTYTPWHDRFQKTVLGLHLRNDRPALEDGRAVLDAVAGHPATARYLCTKLCRRFIADNPPQAVIDAAVAVWTANQQAPDQIKRVLQTILTSNEFANTWGEKVKRPFEFVASALRAVDAEWAWSDGFQWTFAQLGQALFEWPPPNGYPDRHEAWTGTNVMLGRWTILTYCLEGWLDDISADLLSQMPGNIRTPIAICDFWIARLLGRAMGTDDRQELIEFVAQGRNPEYDLSQELIDERVPRLVELIIMFPDFQWR from the coding sequence GTGAACGTGACACGCCGCCAATTCTTGCAGGATGGTTCCCTCGTCGTCGCCGGCAGCCTGCTGGCCGGCGTAGCGCCTGCGCCCTGGGTTGGGAAGACACCTCCCTTCCCCCGCGTGCAGCGCATGGCCGAGCGCCCCGATCTGCCGCTGCGCACCGACACCGCGCCAGAGCTGGCGCCGCTCAATGTCATCGTGCTCAACCGTCTCGGCTTCGGCGCGCGGCCCCCCGACTGGGCCGCCTACAATGCACTGGGCAGCACGCCGGCCGCGCGCTTCAGCGCGTACCTGGCGCAGCAGTTGAACCCGGCCGCCATTGCCGATGGCGACTGCGACCAGCGCCTGGCTGCGCAGAACTTCGTCACCCTCGCCAAGCCGCTCACTCAACTGTGGGCCGATCACACCCTGGCCGATGACTACGACACATTCTCCCTACCGTATCGGGAGACCGTTCAGGCCACCTGGATTCGGGCGCTCTACAGCAAACGTCAGTTCTTCGAGGTCCTGGCTGACTTCTGGCACAATCACTTCAACCTGTTTGGCTGGCATGATGGCGTGGTCTCCGTTTTCGTGCATTATGATCGCGATGTGATCCGTGCCAATGCACTGGGCAACTTCCGTCAGATGCTCGAAGCCGTAGCGACCAGCCCGGCCATGCTCTACTACCTCGACAATGCGTTCAGCTCGGATGACGGCCCCAATGAAAACTGGGCGCGTGAACTGTTCGAACTGCACACCCTGGGCGCCGAGAACTACCTCGGCCCCTTGGACCAGTCCGCGGTGCCCGGTTACAGCACTGGCAATCCCACGGCCTACGTTGATAATGACGTGTACGAAGCCGCCCGCGCCTTCACCGGCTGGCGGGTGCGCGATGACGACTATGACCCCGAGGTGGGTAACACAGGCGAGTTCTTCACCTACACGCCCTGGCACGATCGTTTCCAAAAGACAGTGCTCGGTCTCCATCTACGCAACGACCGGCCCGCGCTGGAGGATGGCCGCGCCGTGCTCGACGCCGTCGCCGGCCACCCGGCCACCGCGCGTTACCTCTGCACCAAGCTCTGTCGGCGCTTCATCGCAGACAACCCGCCGCAGGCCGTAATAGATGCCGCGGTCGCCGTTTGGACCGCCAACCAGCAGGCGCCGGATCAGATCAAGCGCGTGCTGCAGACCATTCTCACTTCCAACGAATTTGCCAACACCTGGGGCGAAAAGGTCAAACGGCCCTTCGAGTTCGTCGCGTCCGCGCTGCGCGCCGTGGATGCCGAGTGGGCCTGGAGCGATGGCTTTCAATGGACCTTTGCACAACTGGGGCAAGCGCTCTTCGAGTGGCCGCCGCCCAATGGCTATCCCGACCGGCACGAAGCCTGGACCGGCACCAATGTCATGCTCGGACGCTGGACGATCCTGACCTACTGCCTGGAAGGCTGGCTCGACGACATCTCCGCCGACCTGTTGAGCCAGATGCCGGGCAACATCCGCACACCGATCGCCATCTGCGACTTTTGGATTGCACGCCTGCTGGGTCGCGCCATGGGTACTGACGACCGCCAGGAGCTGATCGAGTTCGTGGCGCAGGGTCGCAATCCCGAATACGACCTTTCGCAGGAGCTGATTGACGAACGCGTGCCGCGCCTCGTCGAGTTGATCATCATGTTCCCCGATTTCCAGTGGCGTTGA
- a CDS encoding DUF1501 domain-containing protein translates to MALTRRNFLAGCSAAIAALAGGRLTKMAFANPYRQLTDEVLVVIFLRGGMDGLSLVAPYNDQNYNDLRPNIRLPAPGSGANAALDLDGQFGCHALAAPLRDLYQQQKLAVVHACGLTSDTRSHFDAMDYMERGTPGSRSVASGWLTRHLVSGGASGALPAIAASSLLPASFLSSTQAVAMTDPDDFGLDGHWRWTDGQRLAMRHLYNGDSWLHQAGEQALNALDIVEVANPGDYVPEFGAVYPTNSFGTALMTIAQMIKLDVGLTVAAADYGGWDTHEYQGDAGAGYFAGQIQTLANGMAALYTDLTNYTQRVTIAVMSEFGRRLRENGNRGTDHGHGNVMLLLGGHVNGGQVYAAPWPGLDPANLDNGTDLAITTDYRRILSEILVRRMGNPNLGEIFPGYLNYTPLGVVQGPDLPINFGPTHVEQMQNAVNCFANGDVSGACATYDLNNDGQMTVADLQIMADRWTMTP, encoded by the coding sequence ATGGCACTCACACGACGAAATTTCCTGGCCGGCTGCTCGGCCGCCATTGCGGCCCTGGCCGGCGGACGTTTGACCAAGATGGCGTTTGCCAACCCGTACCGCCAACTGACCGATGAGGTTCTGGTAGTCATCTTCCTGCGCGGCGGCATGGACGGGCTCAGCCTGGTGGCGCCCTACAACGACCAGAACTACAACGACCTGCGCCCCAACATCCGCCTGCCCGCGCCCGGCAGCGGCGCCAACGCGGCGCTCGACCTGGACGGACAGTTCGGCTGCCATGCCCTGGCCGCGCCGCTGCGCGATCTGTATCAGCAGCAGAAACTGGCGGTAGTTCACGCCTGTGGATTGACCAGCGACACGCGCTCGCACTTCGATGCCATGGATTACATGGAGCGCGGCACGCCCGGCTCGCGCAGCGTGGCCTCCGGCTGGTTGACCCGGCACCTGGTCTCTGGCGGCGCCAGCGGTGCGCTGCCGGCCATTGCTGCCAGCTCGTTGCTGCCCGCATCGTTCCTGAGCAGTACGCAGGCCGTCGCGATGACCGACCCTGACGATTTCGGCCTGGATGGTCACTGGCGCTGGACGGACGGCCAGCGCCTGGCCATGCGTCACCTCTACAACGGCGATTCATGGCTGCATCAGGCCGGCGAACAGGCGCTCAACGCGCTCGATATCGTCGAAGTGGCGAATCCGGGCGATTATGTGCCGGAGTTCGGCGCCGTCTATCCCACCAACAGCTTTGGCACCGCGCTGATGACGATCGCCCAGATGATCAAACTGGACGTGGGTCTCACCGTGGCCGCCGCGGACTACGGCGGCTGGGACACGCATGAGTACCAGGGCGATGCCGGCGCCGGCTACTTCGCCGGGCAGATACAGACGCTCGCCAACGGCATGGCCGCGTTGTACACCGATCTGACCAACTACACGCAGCGGGTGACCATCGCAGTGATGAGCGAATTTGGCCGGCGCCTGCGTGAAAATGGCAACCGGGGCACCGATCATGGGCATGGCAACGTCATGCTTCTGCTCGGCGGTCATGTCAACGGCGGACAGGTCTACGCCGCGCCCTGGCCCGGTCTGGATCCGGCCAACCTGGACAACGGCACCGATCTTGCCATCACCACCGATTATCGCCGCATTCTGAGCGAGATACTGGTGCGCCGCATGGGCAATCCCAACCTGGGCGAGATTTTCCCCGGCTACCTGAACTACACCCCCCTCGGTGTCGTGCAAGGCCCGGATCTGCCGATCAACTTTGGGCCAACCCACGTGGAGCAGATGCAGAACGCGGTCAACTGCTTTGCCAATGGCGATGTCAGCGGCGCCTGTGCAACCTATGACCTGAACAACGACGGCCAGATGACCGTCGCGGATCTGCAAATTATGGCTGATCGCTGGACAATGACACCGTAG